A region from the Candidatus Limnocylindrales bacterium genome encodes:
- a CDS encoding ABC-F family ATP-binding cassette domain-containing protein, which produces MSLIVLESCDLAFGGRSILSGLNLRIGEEDRVGLVGRNGSGKTCLLRILARQQEPDSGAVRTANAMRTGYLPQEVDVAGGRSLIDSVLASVPGRIQLEQALEVVEQELAEAQTESEQMELSEKLATLHDDLLHFDGNFSPHEAHAILDGLGFRPGDAQRDLSEFSGGWKMRAVMASLLFQKPDLLMLDEPTNHLDVTTIGWLADFLKRFRNALVLVCHDRDFLNEQINRVVSYEPEGVRQYAGNYEDYRRQRAEEAEVLERRAANLARQREQAERFIRRFRAQATKARAVQSRIRALDKLDDVVTLSEERSLSFRFPPCQRSGIDVVTIKDLGHAYGSQHVFDGVSATIRRGDKVAIIGPNGAGKTTLLKILAGEMATTRGEVKLGHNVKPGYYAQHVTEKLDVRNTIFDEVWQHSAYDDITQVRNVLGTFLFSDDDVEKGIRVLSGGEKARVALARLMVDPGNLLLMDEPTNHLDLESSEALADALSTYDGTIAFVSHNRTFVRRLATRIWHVHDGTIEEFPGTLDEFLYHLAQARRRADKDGAGRPVTADVIDRPVETVAGNGSQAARKSRDSKARGAPTAPGAGQTPHPAGAQRSAQTPHAQARAEAARPQKNKARELERRIADYEARIAAIEKAQEERSRELSDPAVYADHSRYGTLLAAYTDDKNKLEELMLRWEQAQASLAEMS; this is translated from the coding sequence GCCTGCTGCGCATCCTTGCGCGTCAGCAGGAGCCGGACTCAGGCGCCGTGCGCACCGCCAACGCGATGCGCACCGGCTATCTCCCCCAGGAAGTGGATGTGGCCGGCGGCCGCAGCCTGATCGATTCGGTGCTGGCGAGCGTGCCGGGCCGCATCCAGCTCGAGCAGGCCCTGGAGGTCGTCGAGCAGGAGCTGGCGGAGGCGCAGACCGAGTCCGAGCAGATGGAGCTGTCCGAGAAGCTCGCCACGCTCCACGACGACCTCCTCCACTTCGACGGCAACTTCTCCCCGCACGAGGCACACGCCATCCTCGACGGACTCGGCTTCCGCCCTGGCGATGCGCAGCGCGATCTGTCGGAGTTCAGTGGCGGCTGGAAGATGCGGGCGGTGATGGCCTCGCTTCTGTTCCAGAAGCCCGACCTTCTGATGCTGGATGAGCCGACCAACCACTTGGATGTGACGACCATCGGCTGGCTGGCAGATTTTCTGAAGCGCTTCCGCAACGCGCTGGTGCTGGTCTGCCACGACCGCGATTTCCTCAACGAGCAGATCAACCGCGTCGTTTCCTACGAGCCCGAAGGGGTGCGCCAGTACGCGGGCAATTACGAGGACTACCGCCGCCAGCGCGCCGAGGAGGCCGAGGTTCTGGAGCGGCGCGCCGCCAATCTCGCACGCCAGCGCGAGCAGGCCGAGCGCTTCATCCGCCGCTTCCGCGCGCAGGCGACCAAGGCGCGCGCGGTGCAGAGCCGCATCCGCGCGCTCGACAAGCTCGACGACGTGGTCACGCTGAGCGAGGAACGCAGCCTGAGCTTCCGCTTCCCTCCCTGCCAGCGCTCGGGCATCGACGTCGTCACGATCAAGGACCTGGGGCATGCCTACGGCAGCCAACACGTGTTCGATGGAGTCTCGGCCACCATCCGTCGCGGCGACAAGGTCGCCATCATCGGCCCCAACGGTGCAGGCAAGACGACGCTGCTCAAGATCCTCGCGGGGGAGATGGCGACAACGCGCGGCGAGGTGAAGCTCGGCCACAACGTCAAGCCCGGCTACTACGCCCAGCACGTCACCGAGAAGCTGGACGTGCGCAACACGATCTTCGACGAAGTCTGGCAGCACAGCGCGTACGACGACATCACGCAGGTGCGCAACGTGCTGGGCACCTTCCTGTTCTCGGACGACGACGTCGAAAAGGGGATCCGCGTGCTGTCGGGCGGGGAGAAGGCGCGCGTGGCACTGGCGCGCCTGATGGTCGATCCGGGCAACCTGCTTCTCATGGACGAGCCCACCAACCACCTCGATCTCGAATCCTCGGAGGCGCTGGCGGATGCACTGAGCACGTACGACGGCACGATCGCGTTCGTCAGCCACAACCGCACGTTCGTTCGGCGCCTGGCCACGCGCATCTGGCACGTACACGACGGCACCATCGAGGAGTTCCCGGGGACGCTCGACGAGTTCCTCTATCACCTGGCGCAGGCCCGCCGTCGCGCGGACAAGGACGGTGCGGGTCGCCCGGTGACGGCCGACGTGATCGACCGTCCCGTCGAGACCGTGGCAGGCAATGGCAGCCAGGCCGCGCGCAAATCCCGTGACAGCAAGGCGCGCGGCGCGCCGACCGCGCCCGGCGCTGGGCAAACGCCGCATCCGGCTGGCGCGCAGCGCAGCGCACAGACGCCGCATGCGCAGGCTCGAGCCGAAGCGGCGCGGCCGCAGAAGAACAAGGCGCGAGAGCTCGAGCGAAGGATCGCCGACTACGAGGCGCGCATCGCCGCCATCGAGAAGGCGCAGGAAGAGCGCAGCCGCGAGCTGTCCGATCCGGCCGTCTACGCCGACCATTCGCGTTACGGCACGCTGCTGGCTGCCTACACCGACGACAAGAACAAGCTCGAAGAGCTCATGCTGCGCTGGGAGCAGGCGCAGGCGTCCCTGGCCGAGATGTCCTAG